GAGCCGTATCAAAAcatgtgattttttaaattgaaCTAGACCTGATGGTTCAATTGGGTAAAGGAACAAAATCCTTGATTGGAATAGGCTGAAAGGACCACGTGGGTGTACTggtctagtaataataataataataataataataataataataataataataataataataataataataataatgccacacATTATGACCAACTACAAAGTTACCAGGCTTCAGAAGTCTATATTAAAATAAGTGAATATCCTGTTAAATAAAACGGATTTAAAAGCATGGCGGTTAGAATAGAAACATAAACTTAAAAAGGGCGACTTTTAAAAGGTTGGCGACACTGCAGTCCATTTTTTTCTGGTTATAAAatcctaaaacaaaacaataaaaactcaGGGACCTGTCGCTGcgaatttatgtttttaaataaaatgctccAAAGATTATTGAACTATTGCacaccctacagaatgaacaCATTTAACTAAAGTCGAgtggaataatgttacgttaacatgctgaattacataacgctttgtgGGTGGCCATAgagactgctaagaaataaataataaataagaccGCCCGTGTCGATTACGTCATAAACGAGGGACGGGGGAGTGTAAGGTAGTCTAGTGCGAGTGCAGAAACAAACAGGAGATTCATTTTTTCGTCGCGCATCAAACGGGAGtcgtttttcttctttcttttaaatGCCTAAAGTAAAAAGGAGCCGGAAGCCTCCTCCGGATGGCTGGGAGCTGATTGAACCCACACTGGACGAACTAGACCAGAAAATGAGGGAAGGTGAGGAGGGTTTAAAATATTGATTACACACGTCGGCTGAGTGGAAACCAACTTCACCACACGGCCAGACTAGTACAGTCGATTCATCATTGAATGAATACATCGGGCTGTCACTTACTGAGCGGTTTATTTAATCGGCATatcaacacacaaacaaatacgtAACTAGTTACACGCATCCTGTACCCCATTGCTTCCCTAATCACAACAGCGCTTGGGCTGGAGAGGGTTAGCGAGTTTACTGCACGATACAGACTACTCAAATTTACAGAAGactcagtgatggaaataagtcGGCCATTGCGCAGCAGCTTGTGCCATTCCCGGATTTACTAGAAGTTTAATAATGAtagacctgagcttgttacccttgtagtaaaacctggaatgggtgaaactactatgcaatcggagtcttatttccatccctgggcgTCGCAGATCTGTAGAAAGAAAGGGGTAGCACACCTTGCGCTCGGAAGACGTTGAATCCCTGTTTTAACCCAATGTTAAAAATGCTAGAGTACAGAAAACGGCATATTTTGCGACATAATTCACTAGTCGTTATACCATACAGCTGATACCCCCCGATGTATTTTCGGATGCCTAAACTCTCGTCACAGAAGCAGTTTTTCGCATAGCTGTTTTACAATTCTCTTGTATGCTGCTGTTCCAGCTGAAACCGATCCGCACGAAGGGAAGAGGAAGGTGGAGTCGCTGTGGCCCATTTTCAGACTTCACCATCAGCGGAGCCGCTACATCTTCGACCTCTTCTACAAGAGAAAGGCCATCAGCAGAGGTAGGTGACTTCATGCAGTACTTTTAATAAACCCCGGATCTAATGACTCCAAGTAAACAATGTTGTGTagctataattaaaaaaaaaaaaaaaaaaaagccagttacTTTTGTATGTGATCTAAAAtgaactgctggtttcacagatcaaGATTCTCACTGACCTTGGACTATCTAATGTAAGTTTAGCTCTGTAGTCCACGATTAGTGCTAATAGAGGTCTGTAAAACCAaccataaatatttaaattaattaaaaaaaaaaggagtggCCATCTTCCCATTGAGGTAGGTAGTGCTAGAAGCTTAAGATCTGTTGCGGATTTG
The window above is part of the Acipenser ruthenus chromosome 22, fAciRut3.2 maternal haplotype, whole genome shotgun sequence genome. Proteins encoded here:
- the bud31 gene encoding protein BUD31 homolog; translated protein: MPKVKRSRKPPPDGWELIEPTLDELDQKMREAETDPHEGKRKVESLWPIFRLHHQRSRYIFDLFYKRKAISRELYEYCIKEGYADKNLIAKWKKQGYENLCCLRCIQTRDTNFGTNCICRVPKSKLEAGRIIECTHCGCRGCSG